A genomic region of Anas acuta chromosome 1, bAnaAcu1.1, whole genome shotgun sequence contains the following coding sequences:
- the NINJ2 gene encoding ninjurin-2: protein MASEGESINLQGTNPHRMSGPMNINHYATKKSVAESMLDVALFMANVTQLKAVLEQGASFQYYITLIVLISISLFFQVVIGILLIISARLNLNDVAKQPRLNILNNTATALIFITVIINIFITAFGVQKTGLYPTRNFRPY from the exons gGCACGAATCCTCACCGGATGAGCGGCCCGATGAACATCAACCACTACGCGACGAAGAAGAGCGTGGCGGAGAGCATGCTGGACGTGGCGCTGTTCATGGCGAACGTCACCCAGCTCaaggcagtgctggagcagggggctTCCTTCCAGTACTACATCACCCTCATCGTGCTCATCAGcatctccctcttcttccagGTGGTGATCGGGATTCTCCTCATCATCAGCG CTCGCCTGAACCTGAATGACGTTGCAAAGCAACCCCGCCTGAATATACTCAACAATACTGCCACGGCTCTCATCTTCATCACAGTCATCATCAACATCTTCATCACAGCCTTTGGGGTGCAGAAGACAGGCCTCTACCCTACCAGGAATTTTCGACCTTATTAA